The following proteins come from a genomic window of Bacteroidales bacterium:
- a CDS encoding sodium:solute symporter, producing the protein MHSLDILIFIAYMAGVSLFGASFYRKNRTSSAFTLGNRNIPGWVITLSIFATFVSSISFLALPGTAYQSNWNPFVFSLTIPLAALIAVKFFVPLYRRVNSPSAYSYLEERFGPWARIYASVCYLLTQLMRVGTILYLLALTLHAVFGWNMALIIVITGFTIMAYSMLGGLQAVVWTDAIQGILLICGALLTLLFILLRMPDGGAQVFRIAADQGKFSLGSFGLDLSASTFWVVLVYGIFINLQNFGIDQNYIQRYMASRSDRAAKRSALSGGLLYIPVSLLFLLIGTALYAFYTSGASLLPPELQGLEKADQIFPHFIVNQLPRGVSGLLIASIFAAGMSTISTSYNSSATVFLSDYYKKFGKEEKSEKESMKVLYISSVVISILGIGIALAMINVKSALDTWWKLASIFSGGMLGLFLLGAFSGRSSSPAALTGVILGIAVIAWMSLSSLADDPSRYGNIFHSYLTIVFGTLTIFLAGFLISGLAARLKPS; encoded by the coding sequence ATGCATTCACTGGACATCCTTATATTTATCGCCTACATGGCCGGAGTAAGCCTGTTTGGGGCCTCTTTCTACAGGAAAAACAGGACCTCATCTGCCTTTACGCTGGGCAACCGGAATATCCCCGGTTGGGTGATCACCCTGTCCATTTTTGCCACTTTTGTCAGCAGCATCAGCTTCCTGGCCCTTCCGGGCACGGCCTATCAAAGCAACTGGAATCCTTTTGTATTCAGCCTGACCATTCCACTGGCCGCTTTGATTGCTGTAAAATTCTTTGTGCCGCTCTACAGGAGGGTCAACAGTCCCTCTGCCTATAGTTACCTGGAGGAACGATTCGGGCCCTGGGCCCGGATTTATGCTTCGGTCTGCTACCTGCTCACGCAGTTAATGAGGGTTGGGACCATCCTTTACCTGCTGGCCCTGACCCTTCATGCTGTCTTCGGATGGAACATGGCCCTGATTATTGTGATTACCGGTTTCACCATTATGGCCTACTCCATGCTTGGAGGATTGCAGGCGGTGGTTTGGACCGATGCGATCCAGGGGATTCTGCTGATTTGCGGGGCCCTTTTAACTCTTCTTTTCATCCTGTTGCGAATGCCCGACGGGGGAGCTCAGGTTTTCCGGATCGCTGCGGATCAGGGAAAGTTCAGCCTGGGCAGTTTCGGACTGGATCTTTCTGCTTCCACCTTCTGGGTGGTCCTGGTATACGGCATCTTTATCAACCTGCAGAATTTTGGGATTGACCAGAACTACATTCAACGCTATATGGCCTCCAGGTCCGACCGTGCGGCAAAGAGATCGGCCCTGTCGGGCGGTTTGCTGTATATCCCCGTATCCCTGCTGTTTCTCTTGATCGGAACCGCCCTGTACGCCTTCTACACTTCCGGTGCCTCCCTCCTTCCGCCGGAACTGCAGGGTCTTGAAAAAGCGGATCAGATTTTCCCGCACTTTATTGTAAATCAACTTCCCAGGGGAGTAAGCGGGCTGCTTATTGCCTCCATTTTTGCGGCAGGGATGAGCACCATCTCCACCAGCTATAACAGTTCGGCCACGGTCTTTCTTTCCGATTATTACAAGAAGTTCGGCAAGGAGGAAAAAAGTGAAAAGGAATCCATGAAGGTCCTCTATATCTCCTCGGTGGTGATCTCCATCCTGGGAATCGGGATTGCGCTGGCCATGATCAATGTAAAATCTGCGCTGGATACCTGGTGGAAACTGGCATCCATTTTCAGCGGTGGCATGCTGGGGCTTTTCCTGCTGGGGGCATTCTCCGGGAGAAGCAGCTCGCCGGCCGCTTTGACCGGAGTGATCCTGGGCATAGCGGTCATCGCCTGGATGAGCCTCTCTTCGCTGGCAGATGACCCGTCCAGGTACGGCAATATTTTTCACTCCTACCTGACCATCGTTTTTGGAACCCTCACTATTTTTCTGGCAGGCTTTCTTATATCCGGTTTGGCGGCCAGACTCAAACCATCCTGA
- a CDS encoding metallophosphoesterase, producing MQLAILSDIHEDLSRLRRVLKKIDQKGCDLTVCLGDISGFSEPFYRYRKSRNASACLELVRRKCDIIIPGNHDLHAAGKIPEPSTSVKDERWDHHKDLDPGFSEEEIAFLSALPSFRILPGHGKGILLSHYASPNISGIVKGFYTRGSEFASHFRFMQEKGCALGFTGHAHARGFYTVGLQGVRHYSYRRLLLKDFPLIIGIPPVTRHKYRTGFCIFDTNSSLLQVFKQY from the coding sequence GTGCAATTAGCGATCCTGTCAGATATTCACGAGGACCTGAGCCGATTACGCAGGGTTCTGAAAAAGATTGACCAGAAAGGCTGTGATCTGACCGTCTGTCTGGGAGATATTTCCGGATTCAGCGAACCATTCTACAGGTACCGGAAATCGCGAAATGCTTCTGCCTGCCTGGAGCTGGTCCGGAGAAAGTGTGACATTATTATCCCCGGCAACCACGACCTGCATGCCGCAGGAAAGATTCCGGAGCCGTCCACCTCCGTAAAGGATGAACGATGGGACCATCATAAGGATCTGGATCCGGGATTCAGCGAGGAAGAGATCGCGTTCCTCTCAGCGCTTCCAAGCTTCCGGATTCTCCCGGGCCATGGGAAGGGAATCCTGCTCAGCCATTATGCCAGCCCCAATATTTCCGGTATTGTAAAAGGATTCTACACCCGTGGAAGTGAGTTTGCTTCTCATTTCCGGTTTATGCAGGAGAAGGGATGCGCTCTGGGCTTTACCGGCCACGCCCATGCGCGTGGATTCTACACGGTTGGCCTGCAAGGGGTCAGGCATTATTCCTACAGGCGATTGCTGCTGAAAGATTTTCCGCTCATTATCGGGATTCCACCGGTAACCCGCCACAAATACCGCACAGGTTTTTGTATCTTTGATACAAACAGTAGTCTCCTTCAAGTCTTTAAGCAATACTGA
- a CDS encoding prolyl oligopeptidase family serine peptidase, translating into MKILAGRFLLALFLSLCTLGLAAQENRAMEVTDIMKFQQIESPSVSQNGLWVVHAAVPDRGDPRVLVYSSDGQVQYEMAGSKEPLISNDGLWIAAVKAVPASEQMLSAKEKNQGSKTGMLLLNTSTGEEFSYENVKSFTFSNNSRWLIYHHHGKEAEKKEDEKNQKKLQAGSTLTILELGKAEGDSIAFVSAFALDSISQHLAYVVADTGQLENGIYSLGLSARSASPLTLYAGSSSWAGELSWNSRTGQLAFLAGVTTDKGKKGETGLYLWRPGAREAERVLSDEELQKEWKIWHSNKLQWSKDGQRLFLGTKPGSEIPEPEEEKPDSLKSLYSSEDILAERTVDVWHWNDPYINTHQKKRWESEKNRTYTGVYYPDEDRFVQLADPKMPDIRIPENPHTALGSSSLPYAKRMTWDGRYSDYYLVNLSSGKKELVLSEQQGSPSLSPDGKYLSWYEDGDWYLMDAHSLESRNLTSELEVPFADEDWDYPEDTPGYGVAGWLDSSEALLLYDKYDIWQFPAVTGSPFCLTGGKGREEKLQFRIRELDLGKTCLESGEQLFLSAYHDLEKYTAVYQMKAGKPGVSPLSVGLKKYNLLAKSKEADLLLFTRQSYTEYPDLWVTDLKFRNPRKLSDLNAQTRGIAWGEAELVEWSSLDGTPLQGILIKPGNYEAGKKYPVLVYYYRFFSNRLYDFNRVELSHRPCFPFYASNGYAIFLPDIRFDIGNPGYSATKCLVPGVQKLIDSGIADPGAICLHGHSWSGYQTAFAITRTDLFTCAIAGAPVANMTSAYSGIRWGSGLARQFQYEKSQSRIGGSLWEARDLYIENSPVFFADRIETPLLIMFGDEDDAVPWYQGIELYLAMRRLEKECHFLQYRDEPHHPRKYANKLDCTLKYKEYLDHYLKGEPAADWILTGVPYKGK; encoded by the coding sequence ATGAAAATTTTGGCCGGGCGCTTTCTTCTCGCCCTTTTCCTTAGCCTGTGCACCCTGGGGCTTGCTGCACAGGAGAACCGGGCCATGGAGGTCACTGATATTATGAAGTTTCAGCAGATTGAATCCCCCTCGGTCTCGCAGAATGGCCTTTGGGTGGTACATGCTGCTGTACCCGACCGGGGCGATCCCCGGGTGCTGGTCTACTCCAGTGACGGCCAGGTGCAGTATGAAATGGCCGGCAGCAAAGAACCGCTTATTTCGAACGACGGGCTCTGGATTGCAGCCGTCAAGGCTGTGCCGGCCAGTGAGCAAATGCTATCGGCGAAGGAAAAGAATCAGGGATCAAAAACCGGAATGCTCCTTTTAAATACTTCGACCGGAGAAGAGTTCTCCTACGAAAATGTGAAGTCGTTCACTTTCAGTAATAACAGCAGATGGCTGATTTATCATCACCATGGTAAAGAAGCTGAAAAAAAGGAGGACGAAAAGAATCAAAAAAAACTGCAGGCGGGAAGCACCTTAACCATCCTGGAGCTGGGGAAAGCAGAAGGGGATAGCATCGCATTTGTATCAGCCTTTGCCCTGGATAGTATTTCTCAGCACCTGGCCTATGTGGTGGCCGACACCGGGCAACTGGAGAACGGGATTTACTCGCTTGGTTTGTCCGCTCGCTCCGCCTCTCCGCTTACCCTCTATGCCGGCAGCAGTTCCTGGGCCGGAGAACTGAGCTGGAACAGCCGGACCGGGCAACTGGCATTCCTGGCAGGAGTGACCACGGATAAGGGAAAAAAGGGGGAAACCGGTCTATACCTGTGGAGGCCGGGAGCAAGGGAAGCTGAACGGGTGCTTTCAGACGAAGAACTTCAGAAGGAGTGGAAGATCTGGCACAGCAATAAACTACAATGGTCCAAAGACGGGCAGCGGCTCTTTCTGGGAACCAAACCCGGTTCTGAAATCCCTGAGCCGGAAGAGGAGAAACCCGACTCACTGAAAAGCCTTTACAGCAGTGAGGATATCCTGGCCGAACGGACCGTGGATGTATGGCACTGGAACGATCCTTACATTAACACCCACCAGAAGAAGAGGTGGGAATCTGAAAAGAACCGCACCTATACCGGGGTATATTACCCGGACGAGGATCGTTTCGTCCAGCTGGCAGATCCGAAGATGCCCGATATCAGGATCCCAGAAAACCCTCATACAGCTCTGGGTTCGTCCTCACTACCCTATGCAAAGCGTATGACCTGGGATGGCCGTTACAGCGACTATTATCTGGTGAACCTGAGCTCTGGAAAGAAAGAACTGGTGCTAAGCGAACAACAGGGCAGTCCCTCCCTGTCGCCCGATGGAAAATATCTGAGCTGGTATGAAGACGGGGACTGGTACCTGATGGATGCCCACAGCCTTGAATCCAGGAACCTGACTTCTGAGCTGGAAGTTCCTTTTGCTGATGAGGACTGGGACTACCCGGAAGATACACCGGGCTATGGAGTGGCCGGCTGGCTGGACAGTTCGGAAGCCCTGCTGCTCTATGACAAGTATGATATCTGGCAGTTTCCTGCCGTAACGGGCAGTCCGTTCTGTCTGACCGGGGGCAAAGGAAGGGAGGAAAAACTGCAGTTCAGAATCAGGGAACTGGACCTCGGGAAAACCTGCCTGGAATCCGGGGAACAATTGTTCCTTTCGGCTTATCATGATCTCGAAAAATATACAGCAGTCTACCAGATGAAAGCAGGGAAACCGGGCGTATCCCCGCTTTCGGTCGGATTAAAAAAATACAATCTGCTGGCAAAGTCCAAAGAAGCCGACCTGCTCCTGTTCACCCGGCAGTCCTATACCGAATACCCGGACCTGTGGGTCACAGATCTGAAATTCAGGAACCCAAGAAAACTTTCCGATCTGAATGCCCAGACCAGGGGCATTGCCTGGGGGGAGGCTGAACTGGTGGAATGGTCCTCTCTGGATGGCACCCCCCTGCAGGGGATCCTGATCAAACCAGGAAATTACGAAGCAGGGAAAAAGTATCCGGTCCTGGTTTACTACTACCGCTTCTTCTCCAACCGTCTGTATGACTTTAACCGGGTGGAGTTAAGCCACCGGCCGTGCTTTCCCTTCTATGCAAGTAACGGCTATGCTATTTTTCTGCCCGACATTCGTTTTGATATTGGAAATCCCGGGTACTCGGCCACCAAATGCCTGGTACCAGGGGTACAGAAGCTGATCGACTCGGGCATTGCCGATCCCGGCGCCATTTGTCTGCACGGCCACTCCTGGAGTGGTTACCAGACTGCCTTTGCCATAACCCGGACCGATTTATTCACCTGCGCTATCGCCGGGGCTCCGGTCGCCAACATGACCTCTGCCTACAGTGGCATCCGCTGGGGAAGCGGGCTGGCCAGGCAGTTCCAGTATGAGAAATCGCAAAGCCGTATCGGGGGCAGCCTGTGGGAAGCCAGGGACCTGTATATTGAAAATTCCCCGGTCTTTTTCGCCGACCGGATTGAAACCCCTTTATTGATCATGTTTGGTGACGAAGATGATGCCGTGCCCTGGTACCAGGGCATTGAACTCTACCTGGCCATGCGCAGACTGGAGAAGGAGTGTCATTTCCTGCAGTACAGGGACGAACCGCACCATCCCAGGAAGTATGCCAACAAGCTGGATTGCACCCTGAAATACAAAGAGTACCTGGATCATTACCTGAAGGGGGAACCGGCAGCCGACTGGATCCTTACCGGGGTCCCTTATAAGGGAAAGTAA
- a CDS encoding exo-alpha-sialidase, translating into MRTLWTLCILGSMCLNSPGQNSGSGLPEPAVPGENAYLRSELIFRLDNRPTPECHASTLVETSSGITAAWFGGSHEKNRDVGIWISHLDGDSWSTPVEVANGVQNDTLRYPCWNPVLFQPFNGPLMLFYKVGPSPRDWWGELITSEDQGYSWSPPRKLGESVLGPLIGPVKNKPIQFENGSILCPSSTERIEQGQTYWQVHFELSRDLGKSWKVIGPINDGIEFDAIQPSILSYENGDLQILCRTMQNVISESWSSDGGYHWSPMKATQLPNPSAGTDALTLKDGRQLLVYNHSERGRNSPGRGILNVALSEDGISWTPVITLENQKGEFSYPAVIQSSDNLVHISYTYNRKSVKYVVFDPAKLELPPRNN; encoded by the coding sequence ATGAGAACACTATGGACCCTCTGCATTCTTGGCTCAATGTGTCTGAACAGCCCGGGGCAGAATTCCGGGTCCGGTCTGCCCGAACCGGCTGTCCCGGGCGAAAATGCTTACCTGAGGAGTGAACTGATCTTCCGGCTTGACAACAGGCCCACCCCGGAGTGCCATGCCTCCACCCTGGTGGAGACCTCATCGGGCATAACAGCTGCCTGGTTTGGAGGCAGCCACGAAAAAAACAGGGATGTGGGAATCTGGATCTCTCACCTGGACGGTGACAGCTGGAGCACCCCGGTGGAGGTAGCCAATGGAGTACAGAATGATACGCTTCGCTATCCCTGCTGGAACCCGGTCCTGTTCCAGCCATTTAACGGCCCCCTGATGCTTTTCTATAAAGTGGGACCGAGTCCGCGCGATTGGTGGGGAGAGCTGATTACTTCTGAGGATCAGGGTTACAGCTGGTCGCCTCCCCGGAAATTGGGGGAGTCTGTACTGGGACCTCTGATCGGCCCGGTTAAAAACAAACCCATCCAGTTTGAAAATGGCAGCATCCTCTGTCCCTCCAGTACTGAACGGATCGAGCAGGGCCAGACATACTGGCAGGTGCATTTTGAATTAAGCAGGGACCTGGGGAAAAGCTGGAAGGTGATCGGTCCCATCAATGACGGTATTGAATTTGATGCCATCCAGCCCAGCATACTCAGCTACGAAAATGGGGACCTTCAGATTCTCTGCCGGACCATGCAGAATGTGATTTCTGAAAGCTGGTCCAGCGACGGAGGGTATCACTGGAGCCCGATGAAAGCAACGCAGCTCCCCAATCCCAGTGCCGGAACAGATGCGCTTACTCTGAAGGACGGAAGACAGTTACTGGTCTACAACCATTCGGAGCGGGGCAGGAATTCCCCCGGAAGAGGAATACTAAATGTGGCTCTTTCCGAAGACGGCATAAGCTGGACTCCGGTAATCACGCTTGAAAACCAGAAGGGAGAATTCTCCTATCCTGCAGTGATCCAGTCATCCGACAATCTGGTCCATATCAGCTATACCTATAATCGCAAATCGGTAAAATACGTGGTTTTTGACCCGGCGAAACTGGAACTGCCGCCCAGGAATAATTGA
- a CDS encoding DUF294 nucleotidyltransferase-like domain-containing protein — MPKDNLNRFFISIVLPSILAIGLFVLTIFVVILPSSERNIMEGKKEMIAELTNSVCSLLEEYQQEVLDKGIPVDSARELAIKRVSRIRYGDERKDYFWIIDKEPVMIMHPYRQELVGTSLNTYKDPDGKLLFVESVRTVEESGEGFIDYMWQWKDDSSRIVPKLSYVLEFEAWDWIVGTGIYLEDVRMEIRSLKNRLLRVVLIITLLISILLVVIIRQSLSIEKKKKNAEDALLISREKYKSLVEAATEGTLMMVKGEFIFSNLRFSDLSGYTPSELKILKFEDLFSLKWINLAGEFKEPQKSISRETLLNCKAGQKKEVVISVSRITFAGQAGYIIIIKEVSSHMQFEKDRELLSGELQTLLLMMHQPLKAISREIRRVHAEASVREAIRILTRKRTDILFVNHGDKIVGVINQHDLTERVLATGLDMDKKVIEIMSSPVVTLHENALLFEGLLTMKKRGLSHIALTGTNRKISGVVGYREIGGIQENLAGFLVKEITVAEGVDQLKRIYGRLPVLVKALTDSGAKTRIITRIISSVGDSIHRRLIDLAMEELGPAPCKFAFIALGSHGRGEQTLATDQDNAIITVNMQDSYRREAQVYFQVLANKINMELDDVGYRKCQGDVMASNPKWNRELDGWKKYFSEWIGSSTPQDILDAAIFFDFRCIYGEHILVDQLRTHVNKTVKGKAVFFYHMARSINQMKIPGKADEHHLDLKKILLPVSSYIRLYAIRENLTVTGSTERAALLLEMGVFDPSLHDELAEAFDFITNLRIRNQADSIARNEAPGNTADERSTDRIEKMILKKQLHDIAGLQTRLSGEFSGTE, encoded by the coding sequence ATGCCCAAGGACAACCTGAACCGGTTTTTTATCTCCATTGTATTGCCCTCCATTCTGGCCATCGGTCTTTTTGTCCTGACCATCTTTGTGGTCATTCTTCCATCTTCTGAAAGAAATATCATGGAGGGCAAGAAGGAGATGATCGCTGAACTGACCAATTCTGTTTGCAGCCTGCTGGAGGAGTACCAGCAGGAGGTCCTGGATAAGGGTATTCCGGTGGACTCGGCCAGGGAGCTGGCCATTAAGCGGGTGAGCCGGATCCGGTATGGCGATGAAAGGAAAGACTACTTCTGGATCATTGACAAAGAGCCTGTCATGATCATGCACCCCTACCGGCAGGAGCTGGTAGGGACCAGTCTGAACACTTACAAGGATCCGGATGGCAAGTTGCTTTTTGTAGAGTCGGTCCGCACTGTGGAAGAGTCAGGAGAGGGCTTTATCGACTATATGTGGCAGTGGAAAGATGATTCCTCTAGGATTGTACCCAAACTATCCTATGTGCTGGAGTTTGAAGCATGGGACTGGATCGTTGGCACTGGAATCTACCTGGAAGATGTAAGAATGGAGATCCGTTCGCTGAAGAACCGTCTTCTCCGGGTGGTCCTGATTATCACGCTGCTAATCAGCATCCTGCTGGTGGTGATCATCCGGCAGAGCCTGAGCATTGAGAAAAAGAAAAAAAATGCGGAAGATGCCCTTTTAATATCCAGGGAAAAGTACAAATCACTGGTGGAGGCCGCCACCGAAGGAACGCTGATGATGGTGAAAGGAGAATTTATTTTTTCAAATCTCCGTTTCAGTGACCTGAGCGGTTACACGCCTTCAGAGCTTAAAATTTTAAAATTCGAAGACCTGTTCAGTCTGAAATGGATAAATCTTGCCGGTGAATTCAAAGAGCCCCAAAAATCCATTTCCCGGGAAACCCTCTTAAACTGTAAGGCAGGACAGAAAAAAGAGGTGGTTATTTCTGTCTCCCGGATCACCTTTGCGGGACAGGCCGGCTACATCATTATAATCAAAGAAGTCAGCAGCCATATGCAGTTTGAAAAGGATCGCGAACTGCTTTCCGGGGAGCTTCAAACCCTGCTGCTGATGATGCACCAGCCTCTGAAGGCAATCTCCAGGGAGATCAGGCGGGTACATGCCGAAGCCTCTGTCAGGGAGGCTATCAGGATCCTGACCCGGAAACGGACCGATATCCTCTTTGTCAATCACGGCGATAAAATTGTGGGTGTAATCAACCAGCATGATCTTACTGAAAGGGTCCTGGCCACCGGACTGGATATGGATAAGAAAGTGATTGAGATTATGAGCTCCCCGGTGGTCACCCTGCATGAAAATGCTCTCCTGTTTGAAGGACTCCTCACCATGAAAAAAAGAGGTCTTTCGCATATTGCGCTGACAGGCACAAACAGGAAGATCAGCGGGGTGGTCGGGTACCGCGAGATTGGCGGTATTCAGGAAAACCTGGCAGGCTTCCTGGTCAAGGAAATAACGGTTGCCGAGGGAGTGGATCAACTAAAACGCATATACGGCCGCCTGCCTGTCCTGGTTAAAGCCCTTACAGACAGTGGGGCAAAGACCCGGATTATTACCCGGATTATCAGTTCCGTAGGAGATTCTATTCACCGGCGCCTCATCGATCTGGCCATGGAAGAGCTTGGACCCGCTCCCTGCAAATTCGCCTTTATTGCGCTGGGCAGTCATGGAAGAGGAGAACAGACCCTGGCCACCGATCAGGACAATGCCATCATTACGGTGAACATGCAGGATAGTTACCGCCGGGAGGCACAGGTTTACTTCCAGGTACTGGCAAATAAAATCAATATGGAGCTGGATGATGTGGGATACCGCAAGTGCCAGGGAGATGTTATGGCCAGTAATCCCAAATGGAACCGGGAACTGGACGGCTGGAAAAAATATTTCAGCGAGTGGATCGGGAGCAGCACCCCGCAGGACATCCTCGATGCCGCCATCTTTTTTGACTTCCGCTGTATTTATGGGGAGCATATCCTGGTGGATCAGCTCCGCACCCATGTGAACAAAACCGTGAAGGGCAAAGCTGTTTTCTTTTACCATATGGCCCGCTCCATTAATCAGATGAAGATTCCTGGAAAAGCCGATGAACATCACCTGGACCTGAAAAAGATCCTTTTACCGGTAAGCTCATATATCCGGCTCTATGCCATCCGTGAAAACCTGACGGTCACAGGCAGTACAGAAAGAGCAGCCCTGCTTCTGGAAATGGGGGTCTTTGATCCATCCCTGCACGATGAACTGGCAGAGGCTTTTGACTTCATCACAAACCTTCGTATCAGGAACCAGGCAGATAGCATTGCGCGGAACGAGGCTCCGGGAAATACAGCAGACGAGCGTTCGACGGACCGGATCGAAAAAATGATCCTGAAAAAACAACTGCATGATATTGCCGGTCTGCAAACCAGGCTAAGCGGAGAATTCAGTGGTACAGAGTAA
- a CDS encoding ABC-F family ATP-binding cassette domain-containing protein: MNYLSAENISKSFGDQLLFEEITFGLAKGEKTAIIARNGTGKTTLLRILAGLESSDSGAFTFRNDIKVAFLEQSPVLDPDLTVDELILSANTALLTLIKEYEQVLLEHGRQQPDEADGRLEALTAEMDRLHAWDYERRLRQLLDLFRITRTSQLFGQLSGGEKKRLAMALVLLDEPDFLILDEPTNHLDIDMIEWLEVYLSRSSLTLLMVTHDRFFLDRVCNRIFELSLGTLYQYQGNYEYFLEKRAAREDLRKVEAHRAGQLMKRELEWLRRMPKARTGKSKSRIDAFRDIEEKAKLVEEGGELVLRVKSPRLGGKIMEIEKLKKQYGPLLIIDNFSYKFARGERLGIIGRNGTGKTTFLNLITSLEQPDSGRVISGETLVQGYYRQMGPAWNEEQRVIDAVKEIAEVVQMEDGRTISASRFLEYFMFSPDAQYKRIAKLSGGELRRLHLLTVLIKNPNFLVLDEPTNDLDLFALNKLEEFLLAFKGCLIIVSHDRYFLNKLTDHLFIFEGEGKIRDHYGSYSDYRFQQESGKKAENRSTEKALKPKQAVHPVKTKRSYKEQQEYDGLEEAIEKLETEKSVLEKEMHSDSLDYEELNRKSIRIASIMEEIQAKMERWMDLDQLS, from the coding sequence ATGAACTACCTTTCGGCCGAGAATATATCAAAATCCTTCGGGGACCAGTTGCTCTTTGAAGAGATTACCTTTGGTCTGGCCAAGGGAGAGAAGACAGCGATCATTGCCCGGAACGGGACCGGAAAAACAACTCTGTTACGAATCCTGGCAGGTCTGGAGTCGTCCGACAGCGGTGCCTTCACCTTCAGGAACGATATCAAGGTGGCCTTTCTGGAGCAGAGTCCCGTTCTGGATCCCGACCTGACTGTCGATGAACTGATTCTTTCGGCCAATACAGCCCTGTTGACCCTTATTAAAGAGTATGAGCAGGTGCTTTTGGAACACGGCAGGCAGCAGCCGGACGAGGCGGATGGCCGTCTTGAAGCACTTACTGCGGAGATGGATCGCCTGCATGCCTGGGATTATGAGCGCCGGCTCAGGCAGTTACTGGATTTGTTTCGCATCACCCGGACGAGTCAGCTTTTTGGCCAGTTGTCCGGTGGGGAAAAAAAGAGGCTGGCCATGGCCCTGGTTCTGCTGGATGAACCCGATTTCCTGATCCTGGATGAGCCCACCAACCATCTGGATATCGATATGATTGAGTGGCTGGAAGTCTATTTGTCGCGGAGCAGCCTGACTCTTTTGATGGTGACCCACGACCGCTTTTTTCTGGACAGGGTTTGTAACCGGATTTTCGAATTGAGCCTGGGAACACTTTATCAATATCAGGGAAATTATGAATATTTCCTGGAAAAGAGGGCAGCCAGGGAAGATCTTCGCAAGGTGGAGGCCCACCGGGCGGGCCAGCTGATGAAAAGGGAGCTGGAATGGTTACGCCGGATGCCCAAGGCAAGAACCGGTAAATCGAAGTCCCGCATCGATGCCTTCCGGGATATCGAAGAGAAAGCAAAGCTGGTGGAGGAAGGCGGAGAGCTTGTGTTACGGGTAAAATCGCCACGACTGGGAGGGAAGATCATGGAGATCGAGAAGCTGAAAAAGCAATATGGCCCTCTTCTGATCATCGACAATTTCTCCTATAAGTTTGCCAGGGGAGAACGGCTGGGGATCATTGGCCGTAACGGAACCGGTAAGACAACTTTTCTGAACCTGATCACCAGTCTGGAGCAGCCCGACTCGGGGAGGGTGATTAGCGGTGAAACCCTTGTTCAGGGATACTACCGGCAGATGGGCCCCGCCTGGAACGAGGAACAGCGGGTGATCGATGCGGTGAAGGAGATTGCCGAGGTAGTCCAGATGGAGGATGGACGGACCATCTCCGCCTCGCGCTTCCTGGAATACTTTATGTTCTCGCCCGATGCCCAGTACAAGCGGATAGCAAAACTGAGTGGCGGGGAGCTCAGGCGGCTTCATCTGCTTACGGTCCTGATTAAAAATCCCAATTTCCTGGTACTCGATGAACCCACCAATGATCTGGACCTGTTTGCCCTGAATAAACTGGAAGAGTTTCTGTTGGCTTTTAAAGGATGTTTGATTATCGTTTCGCACGACCGTTATTTCCTGAACAAGCTCACCGATCATCTCTTTATTTTTGAGGGGGAGGGGAAAATCAGGGATCATTACGGTTCGTATTCCGATTACCGCTTTCAGCAGGAATCCGGAAAGAAAGCAGAAAACAGAAGCACGGAGAAGGCGCTGAAGCCTAAACAGGCAGTTCACCCGGTAAAAACCAAACGCTCCTATAAGGAACAGCAGGAGTATGACGGACTGGAAGAGGCCATCGAAAAGCTGGAGACCGAGAAATCAGTTCTGGAAAAGGAGATGCACAGCGACTCGCTCGATTATGAAGAGTTGAACCGTAAATCCATACGCATCGCTTCGATCATGGAGGAGATTCAGGCGAAGATGGAGCGTTGGATGGATCTGGACCAGCTCTCCTGA